The genomic stretch aaatgtataattgattctactaaactcaaaagCTAGGAATTGTAGTTTGTACTAGAATTGTTTTTGCAGGAggagaattgaatttgaaaaagtatccaaacaaaaaaaaaaatacaattttcaaGTTAAAGTGGATTAGAAGTGCTTTTGAGGTTTGTAGAAGTCAATCCAAACATGCAGCTAACCACATCAACCGGTGATCCTGCGTCTTCAGGAGTCTGCATCAGGTAAAAATACGAATTTAAAATTGTGTTTCGAATATAGAGAATACCACTTGCAAGAGTTGTGTTGGATAAATCCCTTGGTCTCGTAACCCCATCATCATTTGTAGGAGTGTCCACAACTCTTTATCTTATCATTTTAATCAACCTATCACTTTCTTCCCTGATCAAATATTACCTTTATGTCAATCACCAATCCATATGAAATTTGTGAACAAAGACCTGCCATGGCAATCATAGCCCACAACAGGGTCGAGGGAGCCATTCGTTTTATATGTGTGGCGATTAGTGGCGGAGCCATAAAAAATTTAAAGCCCGGGCAAAAAATATAAAGACTGCAAATTTatattgtatataatatataaatagtctaaaataaaattattgaaagAGATGAAACATAACCTTACAATTACGTGTCAAATAAAATCACGAGGTAAATGTCCTTTCCGAGACTTCTTTGCGGTGAATGCTCGAATGATATCAATATCAttaagtgacttgaatatctcccgctcggtgtaacatatcatcaagtcattgaaaCACACATCATTGATCTTATTGCGcaatttagacttgataatcttcattgctgaaaaagctctttcaacgGATGCTGTCGACACTGGCAATATCAAAGCTAACTCAATAAGTTTGTAAACCAATGGAAATACCAAAtgtttctcagtttgaaccatcttcatagccaaactgtgaacatcttcacaagtggaaaatgaagcatttctttttACTTGAAGAACATAAGTTTCAAGTTGATCCCTTATTGTTCCACGGTCATTATCAGAAAAGTCTGCATCATAAATGTCAGCAAGACGAGCAAGCTTGTCAACATCAAACTTGGAGAAAGAGTTCTTGGGGTCAAGACATGAGATGCAATCAAGGATAACGTTACTTCCTTCACTAAAGCGGTGATCAATCTCCAAACATATTTTGTCAATAGCAACATAAAAAATCTCTGCACGATAATGATGTAAATTAGTGATAGTCCTCCCTTCTGCCATTGAACGACCCCGAACCGGTATTTCTTCATCCATATTTGGCACCGGAATACCTTTAGCAACACAAAATTCTTGAACATCGGAAAATAAATTATCCCAACCACTCTCTCTCATTGTGGCCAACCGAACTTTGACAACATCAACTAATTCCATGGCGATCACAATATTAAGATCTTTTCTTTGCAAGACATTTGAAAGCTCGATTGtgataccaaacaactttaacattaacttcaaaataaaagcaaatttaaagctctccattttttctaTCAAACTCGCTGCTTGAGATGGCCCACGTCCATCTTCATGAACCATAGAAAGCACCTTTAACACGGAGGACCACATTTGGTCCAAACGAAGCAATGTAGTGTGATGTGAACCCCATCTAGTATCCCCAGATCTAGTGAGACTAGATGATTGGTGCAAGCCCTTTCCTCTAGATATATCACCaatctcaaatttatttaaaatatcttgGTGTTGTGCCTCTGTCAAAGCATCCTTCCTCTTACAAGATGCACTTGTTGTGGTCACAATCAACGAGATGTACTCAAAGAAATCATGAATAGATGAGCAAGTACTAGCAACGGATACAACAACCAATTGCAAACGGTGAGCATAACAATGGACATAGAAAGCATAAGGGTTTTCATCTAGAATTTTTCTTTACAAACCATTAAATTCACCTCTcatattagaagctccatcataTCCTTGCCCTCGTATCCTTGAAATAGATAATGTGTGcttatcaagaataccataaagaGCATCCTTTAATGACTCAGATGTAGTATCTTTGACATGATGTAAAGCAATACATCGTTCTACAACACTCCCTTTGTCAttcaaaaaactaaaacaaattcaACAAGTTTACTTGGCAGCATAGAGAATAATAGGTAATGAAAATTAGAAATTAGAAAATACAACTACTAACCTCAACATcgccgccattttctctttgacgGATATATCACGTGACTCATCAATAAGCATAGAGAATTGTCTATCACcaagctcttccataatcaccttggTAACTTCATGAGCACAACACATTGCAAGCTCCTTTTGAATATCATCGGGAGTCATTGTGCCATTTTTTCCACCACGTTCAAAAGCATCCCTCACTTGTTCATTATTAGATTTTACCCAATCTACCATCTCTCTAAAATTTCCCTTATTTAGAGAAATAGAGGATTCATCATGGCCACGGAAAGCCATGCCTTGTGCAATGAGATATCTTGAACAATCTACAGAACAAGTCAAACGAATCTTATACAATTCTTCCGATTCCTTGGTTGCTTTAGCAAACTTACTTGTCACGCTTtgtctttgattattataatcatcATAGTGCTTGACACATGAGTTGTGTAAACTATTATGACTACCAACATGATCTTTAAATCCTTGAGATGAATGCTTCCAATCTTTATATCCGCTTTTAGTGAAGACTTCAAAACCAAAGCGCTCGGCCCTCCCGGGTTTCTTAAagagaaagcaataaaaacaaaaagttgcatccactacgccaa from Vicia villosa cultivar HV-30 ecotype Madison, WI unplaced genomic scaffold, Vvil1.0 ctg.000010F_1_1, whole genome shotgun sequence encodes the following:
- the LOC131621639 gene encoding uncharacterized protein LOC131621639; protein product: MNRRRECVFWADEGRFRVSGFWVWGEIMGVLIFGGEGPKIKPGRAERFGFEVFTKSGYKDWKHSSQGFKDHVGSHNSLHNSCVKHYDDYNNQRQSVTSKFAKATKESEELYKIRLTCSVDCSRYLIAQGMAFRGHDESSISLNKGNFREMVDWVKSNNEQVRDAFERGGKNGTMTPDDIQKELAMCCAHEVTKVIMEELGDRQFSMLIDESRDISVKEKMAAMLSFLNDKGSVVERCIALHHVKDTTSESLKDALYDENPYAFYVHCYAHRLQLVVVSVASTCSSIHDFFEYISLIVTTTSASCKRKDALTEAQHQDILNKFEIGDISRGKGLHQSSSLTRSGDTRWGSHHTTLLRLDQMWSSVLKLFGITIELSNVLQRKDLNIVIAMELVDVVKVRLATMRESGWDNLFSDVQEFCVAKGIPVPNMDEEIPVRGRSMAEGRTITNLHHYRAEIFYVAIDKICLEIDHRFSEGSNVILDCISCLDPKNSFSKFDVDKLARLADIYDADFSDNDRGTIRDQLETYVLQMVQTEKHLVFPLVYKLIELALILPVSTASVERAFSAMKIIKSKLRNKINDTPEDAGSPVDVVSCMFGLTSTNLKSTSNPL